TCGAATTCCTGCAAACGCCGATCGCGCATGAGATCTGGATGGCGCAGACGGGCTTTCTGACGCCGCTGAAAACGGTCAACCCAGAAGTTTACGGCGATGCGACGCTGAAGAAGATGGGGCAGATCCTGCTGAATGCCTCGACCTTCCGCTTTGACGGCTCGGATCTGATGCCGGGCGCAGTGGGCGCGGGCACGTTCTGGACCGGCATGGTCGATTATGTCGGCGGCAAGGACAGCGCCAGTGTCGCGGCCGAGATCCAGAAATCCTGGGACGCGATCAAATAAGCGCAACCGGCGGGGCATGCCGGGGGCGTGCCTCGAACGCTTCGGGGAGGGGGCGGATGGATCAGACCTTGATCGCGCAGGCGGTGTCGGCGCTCTCGACCATCGTCATCGGCGTCTTCGGCTGCGTCGCCTGGTTCTGGCTGTCGAACCTGGCGCTGGATGCCGTGCTGCCGTCGCGCGGGCCGAAGATCGGCCGCAATCTGGCGCTGGCGGCGATGATCCGGCCCTGGCTGTTTCTGGGACCGGCGGTGGTCGCGCTTGGCGTCTATCTGGTCTATCCGATCTTCGTCTCGCTCTGGCTCTCCTTCCATGACAGCCGCGGCGAGACCTTTGTGGGGTTGGCCAACTACCGCTGGCTGATGGCCGATGGCAAATTCCATGAATCCTTGCGCAACAATGCCTTGTGGCTCGTTGTTGTGCCGACGCTGGCGACGCTTTTCGGGTTGGTCGCGGCGGCTTTGACCGATCGTCTGCGCTGGGGAAATGTCGCGAAATCGTTCATCTTCATGCCGATGGCGGTGTCCTTTGTCGGGGCCGCGGTGGTGTGGAAATTCGTCTATGACTACCGCGGCGAGGGGCAGGCGGAGATCGGTCTTCTGTCCGCGCTGGTCACCGCCCTGGGTGGCACCGCGCGGGCCTGGCTGACGGTGCCGGGCTGGAATTCGTTCCTGTTGATGGTGGTGCTGATCTGGATCCAGACCGGCTTTGCGATGGTGATCCTCTCGGCGGCGCTGCGCGGCATTCCCGAGGAAACCCTCGAGGCGGCGACGATCGACGGGGCGACGCCGTTGCAGATCTTTTTCCGCATCAAGGTGCCGCAGATCTGGGGCACGATTGCCGTCGTCTGGACGACGATCACCATCACCGTGCTCAAGGTCTTCGACATCGTGCTGACGATGACGAACGGGCAATGGGGCACGCAGGTGATGGCCAATCTGATGTTCGACTGGATGTTCCGGGCGAATGATGCCGGGCGGGCCTCGACCGTGGCGCTGGTGATCATGGCTCTGGTGACGCCGATCATGGTCTGGAACATCCGCGCGGCGAACCGGGAGATGCAGGGATGAAGGCAGGGGGCGCCAATGGCGTGGCCGGGCGGTCTTCGGCGCTGGTCTGGGCGGTCAATCTGGCGGCGGCGGCGCTGGTGCTGCTCTGGACGATCCCGACTTTGGGCTTGCTGGTGTCGTCCTTTCGCGACCGCGATCAGATCGTGACCTCGGGCTGGTGGCGGGCGGCGTTTTCGGCCACGGAAAGCAGGTTCGTGCGCGCCGGAACCGCTTCGGATCAAATACAGGAGGGCGATCTTTTCGTCATATCCGGCAATGTCTTGCCGCCCGAAGCTGAGCTACAATCCTGGGGGGTGACCTCAAAGGCGCCAGGCGCCTATCAGCCCGGAGAGACGGCCGATCTGAAGGACGGGCAAAGGCTGACGGTTGCGGAAAATGGCGATTATCGGTTGACCTCTCCGACGGCCTTCGCCGAAGGACGGGGCATGCGGATCTTCGTCACCACGCTCGCCCCGCCGCGTCTGACCACCGAGAATTATGCCCGTGTGATCACAGCCGAGGGGATCGGACGGGCGTTCTTGAACACGATGACGGTGACGATCCCGGCGACCATCATTCCGATCCTGATTGCCGCCTTTGCCGCCTATGCCTTGGCCTGGATGCGGTTTCCGGGCCGCGCGGCTCTGGTGGCGGTGATCGTCGGCCTGCTGGTCGTGCCCTTGCAGCTGGCGCTGATCCCGCTTTTGAAGCTGCACAATCAGATCGGCCTCAATCAAAGCTACCTCGGCATCTGGCTGGCCCATACCGGCTTCGGCCTGCCGCTGGCGATCTATCTTTTGCGCAACTACATGGTCGGCCTGCCGCGCGAGATCATCGAGTCGGCCCGCGTCGATGGCGCGACGGAATTCCAGATCTTCCGCCGCATCGTGCTGCCCTTGTCCTTCCCGGCGCTGGCCTCCTTTGCGATTTTCCAATTCCTCTGGGTCTGGAACGACCTCCTCGTAGCCACTGTTTTCCTTGGGAATTCCACCGATACCCAGGTGATGACCGGGGCTTTGCGCGCGCTTTTGGGCTCGCGCGGGGGGGATTGGGAAATCCTGGCGGCCTCGGCTTTCGTCTCGATCGCGGTGCCGCTTTTCGTCTTCTTTGCGTTGCAGAAATACCTGGTGCGCGGTCTTCTGGCCGGCTCGGTGAAAGGTGGCTGAATGACCTTCCTTGAGAAATCCCCCGACTGGTGGCGCGGTGCGGTGATCTATCAGATCTACCCGCGCAGCTTTCAGGACACGAATGGCGACGGGGTCGGCGATCTGCCCGGGATCACCCGGCGGCTGGATCACGTGGCCGGGTTGGGCGTCGATGCGATCTGGATTTCGCCCTTCTTCACCTCGCCGATGAAGGATTTCGGCTATGACGTCAGCGATTATTGCGATGTCGATCCGCTTTTCGGCACGCTCGCCGATTTCGACGCGCTGATCGCGCGGGCGCATGAGCTCGGGCTGAAAGTGCTGATCGACCTTGTTCTGTCGCACACCTCCGACCAGCATCCCTGGTTTCAGGAAAGCCGCCAAAGCCGGGGGAACCCGAAAGCCGACTGGTATGTCTGGGCCGAGCCGAAACCCGATGGTACGGCGCCGAACAACTGGCTGTCGATCTTTGGCGGTCCGGCCTGGGCCTGGGATGCCCGGCGCGAACAATATTATCTGCACAATTTCCTGACCGCGCAGCCCGATCTGAACTTCCATTGCCCCGCCGTTCAGGAGGCGCTTCTGGGCGTGGCGAAGTTCTGGCTTGATCGCGGGGTGGATGGCTTCCGGCTCGATACGATCAACTTCTACATGCATGATGCCGAGCTGCGCGACAACCCGCCACTGCCGGTCGAAGAGCGCAACGATCAGACCGCGCCCAAGGTCAACCCTTACAATCACCAGCGCCATCTTTACGACAAGAACCACCCGCAGAACATTGTTTTTCTGCGAAAATTGCGCAAGCTGATGGATGGATACAAGGCCGCCGCCGTGGGCGAGATCGGCGACAGCCAGCGCGGCCTCGAGATCCTGGGCGAATACACTTCTGGCCCCGACGCGATGCAGATGTCCTACGCGTTCGAACTCCTGTCGGGCCATGCGGCCTTGAGTGCCGGGTATATCGCCGAGGTCTTCCGCAAGCTCGAGACCGTCGCCCCCGAGGGCTGGGCCTGCTGGGCCTATTCCAACCACGATGTCATGCGTCACATCAGTCGCTGGGGCCTCTCCGAAGCCGCGGCGCGCTGCTACACGACGCTGCTGATGTGCCTCAAGGGCTCGGTCTGCCTCTATCAGGGCGAGGAACTGGGCCTGCCCGAGGCCGAGATCGCCTATGAGGATCTGCAGGACCCCTATGGCAAGGAATTCTGGCCCGAGTTCAAGGGCCGTGACGGCTGCCGCACGCCGATGGTCTGGCAGGGCAACGATCCGCAGGGCGGATTTTCGACGGTGAAGCCCTGGTTGCCGGTTCCCGCCGCCCATTGCGCCCTTGCGCCCGATGTTGTCGCAGGCGATCCCGGCGCGCTGATCCATCATTATCGTCAGGCTATCGCGCTGCGCCATGCCCATCCGGCCTTGGCAAAGGGGACGATGACCGGGATCTCGGCCGAGGCGGGCGTGCTGCGGTTTCTGCGTTCGGAGGGCGAAACCGAGCTGCTTTGCCTGTTCAACCTGACCGATAATCCGGCAACTGTCAGCTGCCCGGGGAAATGGGAGGCGCTGGAGGGCGCCTTGCCGACCGGGGGCACCGTGGCGCTGCATCCCTGGGGGCACGCGGTCCTGCGCCGCTGCGGAGGGCATCATGGCTGATCTGAACCTGACCGGCGTCGGCAAATCCTATGGCGAGGTGGATGTTCTGAAAGACATCGACCTCGACATCAGGGCGGGCGAGCTGATCGTTTTCGTTGGCCCCTCGGGCTGCGGAAAATCGACGCTTTTGCGGATGATCGCGGGGCTGGAACGGATCACCTCGGGCGAATTGCGCATCGATGGGGTGCGGGTGAACGACATGCCCCCCGCGCAACGCGGCATCGCGATGGTGTTTCAAAGCTACGCGCTTTATCCGCACATGACGGTGCGGCAGAACATGGAATTCGCCCTGAAGATTGCGAAGAAGTCCCGGCAAGAGATTGACAAGGCTGTCGAAAATGCGGCCCGCATCTTGCAGCTGACGCCCTATCTCGACCGGCTGCCAAAGGCGCTCTCGGGCGGGCAGCGCCAGCGCGTCGCCATCGGTCGGGCGATCGTGCGCGACCCCAAGGTCTATCTCTTCGACGAGCCGCTCTCGAACCTTGATGCCGCGCTGCGGGTGGCGACGCGGATCGAAATTGCGCAGCTGAAAGAGGCGATGCCCGAGCGCACGATGATCTATGTCACCCATGATCAGGTCGAGGCGATGACGCTGGCCAGCCGCATTGTCGTGCTGGCGAACAAGGGGATTGCCCAGGTCGGCACGCCCTTGCAGCTTTATGAGCACCCCGAAACCGAATTCGTCGCGCAATTCATCGGCTCGCCGCAGATGAACCTGCTTCCGGGTGTGATCACGGAACCCGGAACGCGGACTGTGATCACGCTGGATGGGGGCGGCACGGCGGAATCGACCGTGCCGACGACCGAAGCCGATCGCGGCCTGCGGGTGAATATCGGCGTGCGGCCCGAGGATCTGACTGTGATCACGCAGGGCGGCCTGTTCACCGGCACGGTCGAGATCGTCGAGGCGCTTGGCGAGGTGACGCTGCTTTATTTCGCGGCGCAGCCGGGGGCGGCGCATGTGATCGCGAAACTGCCCGGCATTCATGCCGGTCTGCGCCATCAGACGGTCCGCCTGACCGCGGCACCGGAAAAGGTGCATCTGTTCCACGCCGGTCGGTCGCTTCTTTATCGCTGATGTCGCAAACCGCGCATGGCGGCGGAGCGTCGTCGGGTAAAACGGGGTCAGACCCAAGCGGAGGTGCGCGATGAGCGAAGAGATCGAACAGGCGGCAGGCGGGCGGCGGGCGCGTGGCGGCGGCGGGGCGGCCCGGCGGGCCGAGCGCACCGCGGTGCGGGTCGAATTCGCGAAATATATCGAGCGCAACATTCCGAACCTCGAGATCCTGAACGAGGAAGCGCT
This DNA window, taken from Rhodobacter capsulatus SB 1003, encodes the following:
- a CDS encoding carbohydrate ABC transporter permease — protein: MDQTLIAQAVSALSTIVIGVFGCVAWFWLSNLALDAVLPSRGPKIGRNLALAAMIRPWLFLGPAVVALGVYLVYPIFVSLWLSFHDSRGETFVGLANYRWLMADGKFHESLRNNALWLVVVPTLATLFGLVAAALTDRLRWGNVAKSFIFMPMAVSFVGAAVVWKFVYDYRGEGQAEIGLLSALVTALGGTARAWLTVPGWNSFLLMVVLIWIQTGFAMVILSAALRGIPEETLEAATIDGATPLQIFFRIKVPQIWGTIAVVWTTITITVLKVFDIVLTMTNGQWGTQVMANLMFDWMFRANDAGRASTVALVIMALVTPIMVWNIRAANREMQG
- a CDS encoding carbohydrate ABC transporter permease, whose protein sequence is MKAGGANGVAGRSSALVWAVNLAAAALVLLWTIPTLGLLVSSFRDRDQIVTSGWWRAAFSATESRFVRAGTASDQIQEGDLFVISGNVLPPEAELQSWGVTSKAPGAYQPGETADLKDGQRLTVAENGDYRLTSPTAFAEGRGMRIFVTTLAPPRLTTENYARVITAEGIGRAFLNTMTVTIPATIIPILIAAFAAYALAWMRFPGRAALVAVIVGLLVVPLQLALIPLLKLHNQIGLNQSYLGIWLAHTGFGLPLAIYLLRNYMVGLPREIIESARVDGATEFQIFRRIVLPLSFPALASFAIFQFLWVWNDLLVATVFLGNSTDTQVMTGALRALLGSRGGDWEILAASAFVSIAVPLFVFFALQKYLVRGLLAGSVKGG
- a CDS encoding alpha-amylase family glycosyl hydrolase is translated as MTFLEKSPDWWRGAVIYQIYPRSFQDTNGDGVGDLPGITRRLDHVAGLGVDAIWISPFFTSPMKDFGYDVSDYCDVDPLFGTLADFDALIARAHELGLKVLIDLVLSHTSDQHPWFQESRQSRGNPKADWYVWAEPKPDGTAPNNWLSIFGGPAWAWDARREQYYLHNFLTAQPDLNFHCPAVQEALLGVAKFWLDRGVDGFRLDTINFYMHDAELRDNPPLPVEERNDQTAPKVNPYNHQRHLYDKNHPQNIVFLRKLRKLMDGYKAAAVGEIGDSQRGLEILGEYTSGPDAMQMSYAFELLSGHAALSAGYIAEVFRKLETVAPEGWACWAYSNHDVMRHISRWGLSEAAARCYTTLLMCLKGSVCLYQGEELGLPEAEIAYEDLQDPYGKEFWPEFKGRDGCRTPMVWQGNDPQGGFSTVKPWLPVPAAHCALAPDVVAGDPGALIHHYRQAIALRHAHPALAKGTMTGISAEAGVLRFLRSEGETELLCLFNLTDNPATVSCPGKWEALEGALPTGGTVALHPWGHAVLRRCGGHHG
- a CDS encoding ABC transporter ATP-binding protein, which translates into the protein MADLNLTGVGKSYGEVDVLKDIDLDIRAGELIVFVGPSGCGKSTLLRMIAGLERITSGELRIDGVRVNDMPPAQRGIAMVFQSYALYPHMTVRQNMEFALKIAKKSRQEIDKAVENAARILQLTPYLDRLPKALSGGQRQRVAIGRAIVRDPKVYLFDEPLSNLDAALRVATRIEIAQLKEAMPERTMIYVTHDQVEAMTLASRIVVLANKGIAQVGTPLQLYEHPETEFVAQFIGSPQMNLLPGVITEPGTRTVITLDGGGTAESTVPTTEADRGLRVNIGVRPEDLTVITQGGLFTGTVEIVEALGEVTLLYFAAQPGAAHVIAKLPGIHAGLRHQTVRLTAAPEKVHLFHAGRSLLYR